A window of Desulfovibrio sp. contains these coding sequences:
- the lepB gene encoding signal peptidase I, whose protein sequence is MTTLLRSAPPKKPLWREYGEALLVALLLALVIRTFVVQAFKIPSESMLQTLLVGDHLLASKFSYGVKVPFTNYYVYKGSDPQRGEIIIFEYPNDPSVDYIKRIVGVPGDIIEVRNKQLYRNGEAVKESYIRFTQPDRIEPVRDNFGPVTVPEGKYFVMGDNRDNSLDSRFWGFVGRSAIRAKAWRIYWSWGGLGDMRWDRMGKKVE, encoded by the coding sequence ATGACCACGCTTTTGAGATCTGCGCCTCCCAAAAAGCCCCTGTGGCGCGAATATGGCGAAGCCCTTTTAGTGGCCTTGCTGCTTGCTCTCGTAATCCGTACATTTGTCGTGCAAGCATTTAAAATACCTTCAGAATCCATGCTACAAACCCTGCTTGTGGGCGATCATCTGCTGGCCAGCAAATTTTCCTATGGCGTCAAGGTGCCCTTTACCAATTACTACGTCTACAAGGGCAGTGATCCACAGCGTGGCGAGATCATCATTTTTGAATACCCCAACGACCCCAGCGTGGACTACATCAAGCGCATTGTGGGCGTTCCCGGCGATATTATCGAGGTGCGCAACAAGCAGCTGTATCGCAACGGCGAGGCCGTCAAGGAAAGCTATATCCGCTTTACCCAGCCCGACCGCATAGAGCCGGTGCGCGACAATTTCGGCCCGGTGACGGTGCCCGAAGGCAAGTATTTCGTCATGGGCGACAACCGCGACAATTCGCTGGATTCGCGCTTCTGGGGTTTTGTGGGCCGCAGCGCCATCCGCGCCAAGGCCTGGCGCATCTACTGGTCGTGGGGCGGGCTTGGCGACATGCGCTGGGACCGTATGGGCAAAAAGGTGGAATAG
- a CDS encoding YifB family Mg chelatase-like AAA ATPase, producing the protein MVVRLNSGGVEGVDAYPVELEVDFVRQGLPGFTMVGLAETAVREAKDRVFAALRAADFKLPPARITVNLAPAWRRKSGASYDLPLAIGLLAASGAIPAENLQQFFMAGELSLSGELRPVSGVLPLALLARQRGAAGIIVPPGNGAEAAVVRGLCVYTPRNIAQCAAFLAGREPLEPLSEPEMDDLPPLGHSLDFAEVKGQEAAKRALEIAAAGGHNVLLLGPPGSGKTMLAQRLPTILPPLDFEESLEVTKIYSVAGKLTDHQGLVRQRPFRAPHHTISDVALVGGGTYPRPGEVSLAHRGVLFLDELPEFQKSALESLRQPLEGGVVHIARSAHSVIFPAACMLVAAMNPCPCGYHGDPTHECSCRPDQRARYQARVSGPMLDRIDVHVEVPAVPYADLRQGRAGEGSAAMRERVLAARSVQRQRYGADGPHCNAELSGALLDEHCALDAAGHDLMEAAVNRLALSARACARVLRMARTIADMEGRQRIDTTHLAEAVSLRVLDRG; encoded by the coding sequence GTGGTAGTCCGGCTGAACAGCGGCGGCGTGGAAGGCGTGGACGCCTATCCCGTGGAACTGGAAGTGGACTTCGTGCGCCAGGGCCTGCCGGGTTTCACCATGGTGGGCCTGGCCGAAACGGCCGTGCGCGAGGCCAAGGACAGGGTGTTCGCGGCTCTGAGGGCTGCCGATTTCAAGTTGCCGCCAGCGCGAATCACCGTCAATCTGGCTCCGGCCTGGCGCCGCAAGAGCGGGGCCAGCTATGACCTTCCTCTTGCCATTGGCCTGCTGGCCGCCTCTGGCGCCATTCCCGCCGAAAATCTGCAACAGTTTTTCATGGCCGGGGAGCTTTCCCTGAGCGGCGAACTGCGCCCGGTGAGCGGCGTTCTGCCGCTGGCCCTGCTGGCCCGCCAGCGCGGGGCTGCGGGCATTATCGTGCCGCCGGGCAATGGGGCAGAAGCCGCCGTTGTACGCGGCCTTTGCGTCTATACTCCCCGTAATATCGCGCAGTGCGCGGCCTTTCTGGCCGGAAGGGAGCCTCTTGAGCCCCTGTCGGAGCCGGAAATGGACGATCTGCCGCCCTTGGGCCACAGCCTTGATTTTGCCGAAGTCAAAGGGCAGGAGGCCGCCAAGCGCGCGCTGGAAATAGCTGCGGCTGGCGGGCACAACGTCTTGCTGCTCGGCCCTCCCGGCAGCGGCAAGACCATGCTTGCGCAGCGCCTGCCCACCATTCTGCCGCCCCTGGACTTCGAGGAGTCGCTCGAAGTCACCAAGATCTACAGCGTGGCCGGCAAGCTGACCGACCATCAGGGGCTGGTGCGCCAGAGGCCGTTTCGCGCGCCGCACCATACCATTTCGGACGTGGCCCTGGTGGGCGGGGGAACCTACCCGCGCCCCGGCGAGGTCAGCCTTGCCCACAGGGGCGTGCTTTTTCTTGATGAACTGCCGGAATTTCAGAAGAGCGCGCTGGAATCGCTGCGCCAGCCGCTGGAAGGCGGCGTTGTTCACATTGCCAGATCCGCGCACAGCGTGATTTTTCCCGCTGCCTGCATGCTGGTGGCGGCCATGAATCCCTGTCCCTGCGGGTATCACGGCGATCCCACGCATGAGTGCAGTTGCCGCCCCGACCAGCGTGCCCGCTATCAGGCGCGCGTGTCCGGCCCCATGCTGGATCGCATTGACGTGCATGTGGAAGTTCCCGCCGTGCCTTATGCGGATCTGCGTCAGGGCCGCGCCGGAGAAGGCTCGGCCGCCATGCGTGAAAGGGTGCTCGCGGCCCGCTCGGTGCAGCGGCAGCGCTATGGCGCTGACGGCCCGCACTGCAACGCTGAGCTTTCAGGCGCGTTGCTGGACGAGCATTGCGCGCTCGACGCCGCTGGTCATGATTTGATGGAAGCGGCCGTGAACCGCCTTGCCCTGTCGGCCCGCGCCTGCGCGCGGGTGCTGCGCATGGCCCGCACCATTGCGGATATGGAGGGACGGCAGCGCATAGACACCACCCATCTGGCCGAGGCTGTTTCCCTGCGGGTTCTGGACAGGGGCTAG
- a CDS encoding D-alanyl-D-alanine carboxypeptidase family protein produces MTRFFPRLKYSALLSSLPLFFIVLCMALLRPGTALSAPAIPQHVSLGTCSAILYDLDHDAILFEQNADQHIAPASLTKVLSMFLAMDQIRQGTVSLDSPVIVSRAAARTGGSRMGLSEKDNVTLEQLLMGMAVSSGNDASAAVAEFVGGSTPAFVNMMNAKAQALGMRDSQFRNPHGLPAAGQYTTARDMLTLARAYLQTYPDALRFHNTHVINHKGRVTWNKNPLLGQYPGADGLKTGWVNASGYNLIFTASHGSKRLLAVIMGAPDSRTRGVEAFRLLDAGFQVCDNRAASVVAALDCLPADQYRPDMRKTAREARLTYASAEDAPVKKLSKGKAQASKPKQTAKSKTPPKKKEAAKAGVKQKSAPDQAARRAADRAS; encoded by the coding sequence ATGACCCGCTTCTTCCCTCGCCTGAAGTACAGCGCGCTTTTGTCCAGCCTGCCACTTTTTTTCATTGTCCTGTGCATGGCGCTGCTGCGCCCCGGCACGGCCCTCAGCGCCCCGGCCATCCCCCAGCACGTTTCCCTCGGAACCTGCTCGGCCATTCTGTACGACCTGGATCACGACGCCATACTTTTTGAGCAGAACGCCGATCAGCACATTGCCCCGGCTTCGCTGACAAAGGTGCTCTCGATGTTCCTGGCCATGGATCAGATCCGCCAGGGGACGGTCAGTCTTGACAGCCCCGTCATCGTCAGCCGGGCTGCCGCACGTACGGGCGGTTCGCGCATGGGCCTCAGTGAAAAGGACAACGTGACCCTAGAGCAGTTGCTCATGGGCATGGCCGTGTCCTCCGGCAACGACGCCAGCGCGGCCGTGGCGGAATTTGTGGGAGGCTCCACCCCGGCATTCGTCAACATGATGAACGCCAAGGCCCAGGCCCTCGGCATGCGCGACAGCCAGTTCCGTAATCCCCACGGGCTGCCCGCCGCCGGGCAGTACACCACAGCCCGCGATATGCTGACACTGGCCCGCGCCTACCTGCAGACCTACCCCGACGCCCTGCGCTTTCACAATACCCACGTCATAAACCACAAGGGCCGGGTCACCTGGAACAAAAACCCCCTGCTCGGCCAGTACCCCGGCGCGGACGGTCTTAAAACCGGATGGGTCAATGCTTCGGGCTACAACCTCATTTTCACTGCCAGCCACGGCTCCAAACGCCTGCTGGCTGTTATTATGGGCGCGCCGGATTCCCGCACGCGCGGTGTGGAAGCCTTTCGCCTGCTGGACGCCGGGTTCCAGGTTTGCGACAATCGTGCAGCCTCGGTAGTGGCGGCCCTTGATTGCCTGCCCGCCGATCAGTACAGGCCGGACATGCGCAAAACCGCCCGTGAAGCCCGACTCACCTACGCCAGTGCCGAAGATGCGCCCGTCAAAAAGCTCAGCAAGGGCAAAGCGCAGGCCAGCAAGCCCAAACAGACGGCCAAGAGCAAAACCCCGCCCAAAAAGAAAGAAGCCGCCAAGGCTGGCGTCAAACAGAAGAGCGCGCCAGATCAGGCCGCAAGGCGTGCGGCGGACAGGGCAAGCTAG
- a CDS encoding AsnC family transcriptional regulator translates to MDSLDRQLLDIIQTDFPLCPRPYAELGQRLGIAEQEAFDRVRALKASKIIRRLGANFQSAKLGFVSTLCAAKVPQDKMEAFVADVNAKPGVTHNYLREHDYNIWFTLISPSREEAQATLDGITQCTGIPILNLPATKLFKIRVDFRMDGGD, encoded by the coding sequence ATGGACAGCCTGGACAGACAACTGCTCGACATCATCCAGACGGACTTTCCCCTGTGCCCCCGGCCCTACGCCGAACTGGGCCAGCGCCTGGGCATCGCTGAGCAGGAGGCCTTCGACAGGGTACGCGCCCTCAAGGCCAGCAAGATCATCCGGCGGCTCGGGGCCAACTTTCAGTCGGCCAAGCTCGGCTTCGTGTCCACCCTGTGCGCCGCCAAAGTGCCGCAAGACAAGATGGAAGCCTTTGTGGCCGACGTCAACGCCAAGCCCGGCGTGACCCACAACTACCTGCGCGAACACGACTACAACATCTGGTTCACGCTTATCAGCCCCTCACGCGAAGAAGCGCAGGCCACCCTGGATGGCATAACCCAATGCACGGGCATACCCATTCTCAACCTGCCCGCCACCAAATTGTTCAAAATCCGCGTGGACTTTCGCATGGACGGCGGCGACTAA